The following coding sequences lie in one Prosthecobacter vanneervenii genomic window:
- the lepA gene encoding translation elongation factor 4, which produces MSISRTRNFSIIAHIDHGKTTLSDRLLEFTQTITVRQQQDQLLDAMDLERERGITIKAHPVCMQYKAKDGQIYKLNLLDTPGHVDFSYEVSRSLAACEGALLLIDASQGVEAQTVANLNLALQQDLHVIPVINKVDLPSADIEKCKRQLEDILQLPSDEAVPASAKMGIGIQDILEAIVAYVPPPKDPGDGYLRASVFDSVFDAYRGVVSYVRVMSGTIVRGQKIRMMSTGLDYEIKDVGIFRPKMTTCEKLEAGDVGYLIANVKSTADVKIGDTITETKRPSPEPLPGFKEIHPLVFSGIYPVSTDDFEALKLAVGKLQINDAAFTFMAESSAALGFGFRCGFLGLLHMEIVQERLRREFDMDVISTYPSVIYEVRKTDGTEMEVDNPCFLPSAQEIDEIREPMVKVNIMIPNEHIGDMMQLVMDKRGVVNNTETLDDRRVLLHTVLPLNEILVDFNDKLKSITRGYGSMDYEHAGYEAAELVKMDILIAGDPVDAFSCIVHRSKAESRGRQLCAKLKEVIPQQLFVVAIQAAIGGKIIARESISALRKDVTAKCYGGDISRKRKLLDKQKEGKKKMKAIGKVNIPQEAFIEVLKTN; this is translated from the coding sequence ATGTCCATTTCCCGCACCCGCAATTTCTCCATCATCGCCCATATTGACCATGGGAAGACCACGCTTTCCGACCGTCTGCTGGAGTTCACCCAGACCATCACCGTGCGGCAGCAGCAGGATCAGCTTCTGGATGCGATGGATCTCGAACGTGAGCGTGGCATCACCATCAAGGCGCACCCGGTGTGCATGCAGTACAAGGCCAAAGATGGGCAGATCTACAAGCTTAACCTCTTGGACACGCCCGGGCATGTGGATTTCAGCTACGAGGTGAGCCGCTCCCTGGCCGCCTGTGAGGGGGCTCTGCTGCTCATCGACGCCAGCCAGGGCGTGGAGGCCCAGACCGTGGCCAATCTGAATCTGGCGCTGCAGCAGGACCTGCACGTCATCCCTGTCATCAACAAAGTCGATCTTCCCAGCGCGGACATCGAAAAATGCAAACGGCAGCTTGAGGACATTCTGCAGCTTCCCTCTGACGAGGCTGTGCCCGCCAGCGCCAAGATGGGCATTGGAATCCAGGACATACTCGAAGCCATCGTGGCCTACGTCCCACCGCCCAAGGATCCCGGAGACGGCTACCTGCGTGCCTCCGTGTTTGACTCCGTGTTTGATGCCTATCGTGGTGTGGTGAGCTATGTGCGTGTCATGAGCGGCACCATCGTGCGCGGGCAGAAGATCCGCATGATGTCCACCGGGCTGGACTACGAAATCAAGGACGTGGGCATCTTCCGCCCGAAGATGACGACCTGCGAGAAACTGGAGGCAGGAGATGTGGGCTACCTCATCGCCAACGTGAAATCGACTGCAGATGTGAAGATCGGGGACACGATCACCGAAACCAAGCGTCCCTCTCCAGAGCCGCTGCCTGGCTTCAAGGAAATCCATCCTCTCGTCTTCAGCGGCATTTATCCCGTCAGCACGGACGACTTTGAGGCGCTGAAGCTCGCCGTCGGCAAGCTGCAGATCAATGACGCCGCCTTCACCTTCATGGCAGAGAGTTCCGCCGCGCTGGGATTTGGCTTCCGCTGCGGCTTCCTGGGCCTGCTGCACATGGAGATCGTGCAGGAGCGCCTGCGCCGTGAGTTCGACATGGACGTCATTTCCACTTACCCGTCTGTGATCTATGAGGTGCGCAAGACCGACGGCACCGAGATGGAGGTGGACAATCCATGCTTCCTGCCCTCCGCGCAGGAGATTGATGAGATTCGCGAGCCGATGGTGAAGGTAAATATCATGATCCCGAATGAGCACATTGGCGACATGATGCAGCTTGTGATGGACAAGCGTGGTGTGGTCAACAACACCGAGACGCTGGATGACCGCCGCGTGCTGCTGCACACCGTGCTGCCGCTCAATGAAATCCTCGTCGATTTCAACGATAAGCTCAAGTCCATCACCCGCGGCTACGGCAGCATGGACTACGAGCACGCTGGCTACGAAGCCGCCGAACTCGTGAAGATGGACATCCTCATTGCCGGAGATCCCGTGGATGCTTTCTCCTGCATCGTGCACCGCAGCAAGGCCGAAAGCCGCGGACGCCAGCTCTGCGCCAAGCTCAAGGAGGTCATCCCGCAGCAGCTCTTCGTCGTCGCTATTCAGGCCGCCATCGGGGGCAAGATCATTGCCCGTGAAAGCATCAGCGCCCTGCGCAAAGACGTGACCGCCAAGTGCTACGGCGGTGACATCTCCCGTAAGCGCAAGCTCCTCGACAAGCAGAAGGAAGGTAAGAAAAAGATGAAGGCCATCGGCAAGGTGAACATCCCGCAAGAGGCGTTCATCGAGGTGTTGAAGACGAATTGA
- a CDS encoding 4a-hydroxytetrahydrobiopterin dehydratase: MKRELLNAEAIQHHLATLPGWQVEGQELMREFRFSRYLDGIEFVRRVALLAEAMNHHPDLIARWRRVTVRLSTHSAGGITELDFELARQIQTVPSASERQT; this comes from the coding sequence ATGAAACGGGAACTTTTAAACGCTGAGGCCATTCAGCACCACCTGGCCACCCTGCCCGGCTGGCAGGTTGAGGGACAGGAACTGATGCGGGAGTTCCGCTTTTCCAGGTATTTGGACGGCATTGAATTCGTGCGTCGGGTGGCTCTGCTGGCGGAGGCCATGAATCACCATCCTGATCTCATAGCCAGATGGCGTAGGGTGACAGTCCGGCTGAGCACCCACAGCGCAGGTGGCATCACTGAGCTGGATTTTGAGCTGGCGCGGCAAATTCAGACAGTCCCGTCCGCCTCTGAGAGGCAGACCTGA
- a CDS encoding Amuc_1098 family type IV pilus outer membrane protein, with translation MLLQPFPKRPEPTSLRRLLTRSTAACLMTVLGGHAVLPVQAQSVSAMAQAEARRRAIQVNKLNDDIERGYQLIDQGKAAEALALFSQTYKDIPNIPMAQESRAAARNGYVVAGCLQAQVLASKGNTAGAIKLLDELLAPEVAPKDARVTVLKQRLEDPDRFPPALTAEHVDRVGAVQTLLLKANSFLELGDYDKAITTFQDVLRIDPYNSAARRGMENAERGKQSYYKSAFDHQRSKMLSDLAQSWEDPVPLTDMDRSALFGASAESLRNKKSGSEIIRDKLRKIILPKVDFSGVTLDEVVELLRVRSRDLDDEGRGISFIISAPPESRGKTISLNLSSVPLEEVLRYVGEMCGVTYKVDDHAVIFVSLSERNGALISRSFRVPPDFIQNAPATDAGPAAGGAADPFAADKPAAGGGLVVRRMGAREFLEGRGVTFPEGASASYNAASNTLVVRNTLPNMEIIEMVVEQATKAAPKMAVIHVRMLEVNQTNLEELGYDWLMGAASLNGKVYSGGGTAGNGTAFNAANYPFTSPAVNPGYTVNGQQVFPATPVAAALAGPLPLGTNTAFPYAGGPVTSGLRTGSYAVAGDSIDNLLKTGSATATPTVAPGVLSLAGVFTNPQFQSVLRGLSQKKGVDVNSSPSVTTKTGLKATVEVTQEFIYPTEFDPPRLPQLSRRSSGGQMIATPTTPTAFEMRKTGVQVEVEPVISEDGRTVELTIAPELTEFEGFVNYGSPIFSPASLDVLPVQAGTVSGYVPLSSPDELITPNKILQPIFKTQKVVTGVKVYDGATVVLGGVIIDKHNLVEDKVPVLGDLPFVGRFFRSNTKQKESKNVIIFVTVDVVDPSGRKVNRDTAAVTQ, from the coding sequence ATGCTTCTGCAGCCCTTCCCGAAACGCCCTGAACCCACGTCACTCCGCCGTCTGCTGACCCGCAGTACGGCTGCCTGCTTGATGACCGTTCTTGGTGGCCATGCAGTCCTGCCAGTCCAGGCGCAGTCAGTTTCCGCCATGGCCCAGGCCGAGGCCCGCCGCCGTGCCATTCAGGTCAACAAGCTCAACGACGACATTGAGCGCGGCTACCAGCTGATCGACCAGGGAAAAGCCGCCGAAGCGCTGGCTCTCTTCTCCCAGACCTACAAGGACATTCCCAATATCCCGATGGCTCAGGAATCACGAGCCGCTGCCCGCAATGGCTATGTGGTGGCCGGTTGTCTGCAGGCCCAGGTGCTGGCCTCCAAAGGGAACACCGCTGGCGCTATCAAGCTGCTCGACGAACTTCTCGCTCCAGAGGTGGCTCCTAAGGATGCCCGGGTGACCGTGCTGAAGCAGCGCCTCGAAGACCCGGACCGCTTCCCGCCCGCTCTGACCGCCGAGCACGTGGACAGGGTGGGGGCAGTGCAGACTCTGCTCCTCAAGGCCAACTCCTTTCTCGAACTGGGAGATTACGACAAGGCGATCACCACTTTTCAGGACGTCCTGAGAATCGATCCCTATAACAGCGCCGCCCGTCGAGGCATGGAAAATGCCGAAAGGGGGAAGCAGAGCTACTACAAGTCAGCCTTTGACCACCAGCGCTCCAAGATGCTGAGTGATCTTGCGCAGAGTTGGGAGGACCCCGTACCGCTGACAGACATGGACCGCAGTGCTCTGTTTGGTGCTAGCGCTGAATCACTCCGAAACAAGAAAAGCGGTAGTGAGATCATTCGCGATAAACTGCGGAAAATCATTCTTCCCAAGGTAGATTTCTCCGGAGTGACTCTGGATGAAGTGGTGGAATTGCTCAGGGTCCGCAGCCGTGATTTGGACGATGAAGGTAGGGGTATTAGTTTCATCATCAGCGCACCGCCAGAGTCGCGTGGCAAGACGATCAGCCTGAATCTTAGCAGTGTGCCCCTCGAAGAAGTGCTTCGGTATGTTGGAGAGATGTGCGGTGTTACATACAAGGTGGATGATCATGCGGTCATTTTTGTGTCCCTGTCCGAGCGCAATGGAGCGCTGATCTCCCGCTCATTCCGAGTGCCGCCAGATTTTATTCAAAACGCCCCTGCGACAGATGCCGGACCGGCTGCCGGAGGCGCTGCCGACCCGTTTGCGGCTGACAAGCCAGCTGCTGGAGGCGGGCTGGTCGTGCGCAGAATGGGTGCGCGCGAGTTTCTTGAGGGACGTGGTGTCACCTTCCCGGAAGGGGCCAGCGCCAGCTACAACGCGGCCAGCAACACGCTGGTCGTGCGCAATACGCTCCCGAATATGGAGATTATTGAGATGGTCGTGGAGCAGGCGACCAAGGCCGCTCCCAAAATGGCTGTGATTCATGTTCGAATGCTGGAGGTAAACCAGACCAATCTGGAGGAACTGGGCTATGACTGGCTTATGGGGGCTGCGAGCTTGAATGGCAAGGTGTACTCAGGTGGCGGCACCGCAGGTAATGGCACCGCGTTTAATGCAGCCAACTACCCTTTCACCTCGCCAGCTGTTAATCCTGGATACACTGTTAATGGCCAGCAGGTCTTCCCTGCAACACCCGTCGCCGCTGCTCTAGCTGGCCCGCTGCCCCTCGGCACCAACACTGCATTCCCTTATGCAGGCGGACCTGTTACTTCTGGGCTACGGACCGGAAGCTATGCTGTGGCAGGAGATTCGATTGATAATCTGCTCAAGACAGGCTCGGCTACCGCCACGCCGACTGTGGCACCTGGAGTTCTATCCCTCGCGGGGGTGTTTACAAATCCCCAGTTTCAGTCGGTTCTACGTGGGCTGTCACAGAAAAAGGGAGTGGATGTCAATTCTTCTCCCAGCGTGACCACCAAAACTGGCCTCAAGGCCACAGTCGAAGTTACTCAAGAGTTCATTTATCCAACGGAATTTGATCCTCCTCGTCTGCCTCAGCTTTCGCGTCGTTCTAGTGGCGGTCAGATGATTGCCACTCCTACGACGCCGACAGCTTTTGAAATGCGCAAGACGGGCGTTCAGGTGGAGGTTGAGCCTGTCATCTCAGAAGATGGCCGCACTGTGGAGCTGACCATAGCGCCAGAGCTCACTGAATTTGAAGGCTTTGTGAACTATGGTTCACCCATTTTTTCGCCGGCAAGTCTGGACGTGCTGCCCGTTCAGGCGGGAACAGTCTCGGGGTATGTTCCTCTCAGTTCTCCTGATGAGCTGATCACTCCAAACAAAATCCTGCAGCCCATTTTCAAAACACAAAAAGTGGTTACAGGCGTCAAAGTTTATGATGGAGCGACAGTGGTACTCGGCGGAGTCATAATCGACAAACACAATCTGGTGGAAGACAAAGTCCCTGTGCTTGGAGATCTTCCCTTTGTGGGGCGATTCTTCAGGAGCAACACCAAACAGAAGGAGAGCAAAAACGTGATCATTTTTGTCACGGTGGATGTGGTTGATCCTTCAGGGCGGAAAGTCAATCGTGACACCGCCGCGGTGACTCAATGA
- a CDS encoding malate dehydrogenase, giving the protein MAKAPIKVAVTGAAGQIGYALLFRIASGAMFGPDQPVILQLIEAPFEKPMAALAGVAMELDDCAFPLLKGIVQTSDASVGFKDANWCLLVGAKPRGPGMERADLLKDNGKIFIEQGKIIDAVAADDARVAVVGNPANTNCMIAASQAKRLTPDRFTAMVRLDQNRAQTQLAQKAGVDLTEVKDIFIYGNHSPTMFPSFAHATIGGKPAAGVINDQAWLEGPFLETVGKRGAAIIAARGASSAASAANALVDHVRSLVTPGAIHSVAVKSNGLYGFDPEVWAGMPVKTTTPGSYEVITSYEMDDFAKSKIAATNKELVDERSFVASML; this is encoded by the coding sequence ATGGCCAAAGCCCCCATCAAAGTCGCAGTCACCGGCGCCGCCGGTCAAATCGGTTACGCTCTCCTCTTTCGTATCGCCTCCGGCGCCATGTTTGGACCGGACCAGCCGGTGATCCTCCAACTCATCGAGGCCCCTTTTGAAAAGCCGATGGCAGCCCTCGCCGGTGTGGCCATGGAGCTGGACGACTGCGCCTTCCCCCTGCTCAAGGGCATCGTGCAGACCTCCGACGCCAGCGTGGGCTTCAAGGACGCCAACTGGTGCCTGCTCGTGGGTGCCAAGCCCCGCGGCCCCGGCATGGAGCGCGCCGACCTGCTCAAGGACAACGGCAAAATTTTCATCGAGCAGGGCAAGATCATCGACGCCGTGGCTGCCGATGACGCTCGCGTGGCCGTGGTGGGCAACCCCGCCAACACCAACTGCATGATCGCCGCCTCCCAGGCCAAGCGCCTGACTCCGGACCGTTTCACCGCCATGGTGCGCCTGGACCAGAACCGCGCCCAGACCCAGCTGGCCCAGAAGGCAGGCGTGGACCTCACGGAAGTGAAGGACATCTTCATATATGGCAACCACAGCCCCACGATGTTCCCCTCCTTTGCCCATGCCACCATCGGTGGCAAGCCTGCCGCTGGCGTCATCAACGACCAGGCCTGGCTGGAAGGCCCCTTCCTGGAAACCGTCGGCAAGCGTGGCGCAGCGATCATCGCCGCCCGTGGCGCTTCTTCCGCCGCCTCTGCCGCCAACGCCCTTGTGGACCATGTCCGCTCCCTCGTTACTCCGGGTGCCATCCACTCCGTGGCCGTGAAGAGCAACGGACTCTACGGTTTTGATCCTGAAGTCTGGGCCGGCATGCCGGTGAAGACCACCACCCCGGGCAGCTACGAAGTCATCACCAGCTATGAGATGGACGACTTCGCCAAGTCCAAGATCGCCGCCACCAACAAGGAGCTCGTCGATGAGCGCTCCTTTGTGGCCTCGATGCTGTAA
- a CDS encoding DUF1501 domain-containing protein: MFSSRRAFLQTTGCGFGYLAWQAMAQSQAALANPLAIKKPHHQPKAKRVIFLFMQGGVSHVDSYDYKPRLFKDDGKIIEVADSRSIAKTGKGALQRVMKPLWNFKQHGESGRWASNLFPHINQHVDDLCFLHGMHTEGVAHGPATLFMHTGTTSNIRPSMGSWVMYGLGAENENLPGFMTISPSLGNGGPRNYGNAFLPAVFQGTPVGRSGMPAKESTIKNITNAIWTPEQQRKQFGLLSALNAEQAAHAMPGDTDIDAVIRSYELAWRMQNNAPGAMDISGESEATLKLYGINEKPTDNFGRQCLMARRMAEQGVRYIQVNYGDNSNNPAWDQHSNLPKHGDHAAAVDKPIAGLLYDLKQRGLLEDTIVWWGGEFGRTPYAEKNGTGRDHNPLGFTVWVAGGGFKPGFAHGVTDDIGHMAVDDKVHMHDLHATILHQLGLDHEKLTFRHAGRDFRLTDVHGHVVKEVIA, encoded by the coding sequence ATGTTCTCTTCCCGGCGCGCTTTCCTCCAGACGACAGGCTGTGGCTTTGGCTACCTGGCCTGGCAGGCCATGGCTCAGAGCCAGGCGGCGCTGGCCAATCCGCTCGCGATCAAAAAGCCTCACCATCAGCCCAAGGCCAAACGCGTCATTTTCCTCTTCATGCAGGGCGGCGTGAGCCATGTGGACTCGTATGACTACAAGCCGCGCCTCTTTAAAGACGACGGCAAGATCATCGAGGTGGCGGATTCCCGTTCCATCGCCAAGACCGGCAAGGGCGCGCTGCAGCGAGTGATGAAGCCGCTGTGGAACTTCAAGCAGCATGGCGAATCCGGACGCTGGGCCTCCAATCTCTTCCCCCACATCAACCAGCATGTGGACGACCTCTGCTTCCTGCACGGCATGCACACCGAGGGCGTGGCGCACGGCCCGGCCACCCTTTTCATGCACACCGGCACCACCAGCAACATCCGCCCCAGCATGGGCTCCTGGGTGATGTACGGTCTCGGCGCGGAGAATGAAAACCTGCCCGGCTTCATGACCATCAGCCCCAGCCTGGGGAATGGCGGCCCGCGCAATTATGGCAACGCCTTCCTGCCTGCCGTTTTCCAAGGCACCCCAGTGGGCCGAAGCGGCATGCCTGCCAAAGAATCCACGATCAAGAACATCACCAACGCCATCTGGACGCCCGAGCAGCAGCGCAAGCAGTTCGGACTGCTCAGCGCACTCAATGCCGAGCAGGCCGCTCATGCCATGCCCGGAGACACAGACATCGACGCCGTGATCCGCAGCTACGAACTGGCGTGGCGCATGCAGAACAACGCCCCCGGTGCCATGGACATCAGCGGCGAATCCGAGGCCACTCTGAAGCTCTACGGAATCAACGAGAAGCCCACCGACAACTTCGGCCGCCAGTGCCTCATGGCCCGCCGCATGGCCGAACAGGGTGTGCGCTACATCCAGGTGAACTACGGGGACAACTCTAACAACCCCGCCTGGGACCAGCACTCCAACCTGCCCAAGCACGGCGACCACGCCGCCGCAGTCGATAAACCCATCGCCGGACTTCTCTACGATCTCAAACAACGCGGCCTTCTCGAAGACACCATCGTCTGGTGGGGCGGTGAATTTGGCCGTACTCCCTATGCCGAGAAAAACGGCACCGGCCGCGACCACAATCCGCTGGGCTTCACCGTCTGGGTGGCCGGCGGCGGCTTCAAGCCCGGCTTTGCCCATGGCGTGACCGACGACATCGGCCACATGGCCGTGGACGACAAAGTCCACATGCACGACCTGCACGCCACCATCCTGCACCAGCTCGGCCTCGACCACGAAAAGCTCACCTTCCGCCACGCCGGCCGCGACTTCCGACTGACGGATGTGCACGGCCACGTGGTGAAGGAAGTGATCGCGTAG
- a CDS encoding DUF1553 domain-containing protein, giving the protein MLFIPFTILMLVSGEGISPAAEAKLRFNRDIRPILSNKCFRCHGFDEKGRKGDLHLDQREAATAKRKDTQAIVPGKPEASVLMQRILTSDEDDLMPPPDSKLSLSEEEKHTLQRWIAQGAEYEAHWSLIPPQSTAPPEVHDEAWPRNEIDLFILARLEKEPLSPSPEATSETLLRRVSLDLTGLPPTLEEMDAFLADKSPQAYEHAVDRLLASKHYGERMAVEWLDAARYADTNGYFGDKTRSLWPWRDWVINAYNRNLPFDQFTIEQLAGDLLPNATTAQRIATGFNRNHMANNESGIIDEEYRVEYVADRLETTGTTWLGLTIGCARCHDHKYDPITQREFYQLFSFFNNVPESGLIKSDNPPPLLSVPSQAQEQELKQLTAAAQQAEAAFKPLNAALHTQITEWEKTATSTQPPSPADKLVAHFSFDGDIPTRHFGTSLVFQSGILGQSAKFDATQHAEWEGSFDTDAAWTVGIWLMADTSLSGVLSKIEPEGRRRGLEIVWQKGRFQINLVSQWGTDAIELVTQEPATGKKWHHLVVTHDGSRRADGMRVFIDGQPAATKIMNDTLKGSTQCGEPLRIGRRDTGLGFYGQLDELRLLQQSVAPETVQSWFWSERSRGIAATPSAKRSAADTALLQDWFVEHHADAPTRAAHQRLNAAKAAEVKLRESIPTTLVMEELPKPRTAHLLTRGQYDHPAEEVQPGVPASLSKWPQDAPPNRLGFARWLVAKDNPLTARVAVNRLWMQCFGEGIVRSVNDFGSQGEAPSHPELLDWLAVRFMQSGWNVKAMLKLMVMSATYRQSSQFSAHDPTNRLLARGPSFRLSAEMVRDQALAVSGLLAPKIGGQSVKPYQPPGLWEAVSYNGEETYTPDTDDGLWRRSLYTFWKRQSPPPALLTFDGPTREKCTVRRARTNTPLQSLVLLNDETYIEAARALAAWTLTQRGAENDRLALAFRRVLCRMPDAEEIKLLSGLLSRQRTRFAAEPDAATKLLAVGASTQGHNLAPAELAAWTVTLHTLFNLDETISRR; this is encoded by the coding sequence ATGCTTTTCATCCCCTTCACGATCTTGATGCTCGTGAGCGGAGAGGGCATCTCCCCGGCGGCAGAAGCAAAACTGCGCTTCAACCGAGACATCCGCCCCATCCTCTCCAACAAATGCTTCCGCTGCCACGGCTTTGATGAAAAGGGACGCAAGGGAGATCTCCACCTGGATCAACGTGAAGCCGCCACCGCCAAGCGCAAGGACACACAGGCCATCGTGCCCGGCAAGCCGGAGGCGAGTGTGCTAATGCAGCGCATCCTCACGTCGGATGAGGATGACCTCATGCCGCCGCCGGATTCCAAGCTCTCGCTTTCGGAGGAGGAAAAGCACACGCTGCAAAGGTGGATTGCGCAAGGTGCGGAATACGAAGCGCATTGGTCTTTGATCCCTCCCCAAAGCACCGCACCGCCGGAGGTGCATGACGAAGCATGGCCGCGTAATGAGATCGACCTTTTTATCCTCGCCCGTCTTGAGAAGGAACCCCTCTCCCCCAGCCCCGAGGCTACGTCCGAGACTCTGCTACGTCGCGTGAGCCTGGACCTCACCGGCCTGCCACCCACGCTGGAGGAAATGGATGCCTTTTTAGCCGACAAGAGTCCGCAGGCCTATGAGCATGCCGTGGACCGCCTGCTGGCCTCGAAACACTATGGCGAACGCATGGCCGTGGAGTGGCTCGACGCTGCACGCTACGCGGATACGAACGGCTACTTTGGCGACAAAACGCGCAGCCTCTGGCCCTGGCGAGACTGGGTCATCAATGCCTACAACCGCAACCTGCCCTTTGACCAGTTCACCATCGAGCAGCTTGCTGGCGATCTGCTGCCGAATGCCACCACGGCACAGCGCATCGCCACTGGTTTCAACCGCAACCACATGGCCAACAACGAGAGCGGTATCATCGATGAAGAGTACCGCGTGGAGTATGTGGCCGACCGCCTGGAAACCACGGGCACCACCTGGCTGGGCCTCACCATCGGCTGCGCGCGCTGCCATGATCACAAGTATGATCCCATCACGCAGCGGGAATTTTACCAGCTCTTCTCCTTCTTCAACAACGTGCCCGAATCCGGCCTCATCAAAAGCGACAACCCACCACCGCTGCTCAGCGTCCCCTCGCAAGCTCAGGAGCAGGAACTGAAGCAACTGACCGCAGCGGCACAGCAGGCAGAAGCAGCCTTCAAGCCCTTAAACGCCGCGCTCCACACGCAGATCACCGAGTGGGAAAAAACTGCCACCTCCACGCAACCGCCCTCGCCTGCGGACAAGCTCGTCGCGCATTTCTCCTTCGATGGAGACATCCCCACCAGACACTTTGGCACCAGCTTGGTGTTTCAGAGCGGCATCCTCGGCCAGTCGGCCAAGTTTGACGCCACGCAGCACGCGGAGTGGGAGGGCTCTTTTGACACAGACGCCGCCTGGACTGTGGGCATCTGGCTCATGGCGGACACATCTCTCAGCGGCGTGCTCTCCAAGATCGAGCCCGAAGGTCGCCGCCGTGGGCTTGAGATCGTCTGGCAAAAAGGGCGCTTTCAGATCAACCTCGTCAGCCAGTGGGGCACGGATGCCATCGAGCTTGTGACGCAGGAACCCGCCACCGGCAAGAAATGGCATCATCTGGTAGTCACTCATGATGGCAGCCGACGTGCTGATGGCATGCGCGTCTTCATCGACGGCCAGCCAGCCGCGACCAAAATCATGAACGATACGCTGAAGGGCTCCACGCAGTGCGGCGAGCCCCTGCGCATCGGCAGGAGGGACACAGGACTCGGCTTCTACGGTCAGCTCGATGAGCTGCGCCTGCTGCAGCAGAGCGTGGCACCGGAGACGGTGCAGTCATGGTTCTGGAGCGAGCGCTCGCGCGGCATCGCCGCCACTCCGTCTGCCAAACGCAGCGCCGCCGACACCGCGCTGCTGCAGGATTGGTTTGTGGAGCATCATGCCGATGCGCCTACACGCGCCGCGCACCAGCGTCTGAATGCCGCGAAGGCAGCGGAAGTCAAACTGCGCGAGAGCATCCCCACCACACTGGTGATGGAAGAGCTGCCCAAGCCGCGCACGGCACACCTGCTCACACGCGGGCAGTACGATCACCCTGCCGAGGAGGTGCAGCCCGGAGTGCCGGCATCGCTTTCCAAATGGCCGCAGGACGCCCCGCCCAACCGTCTTGGCTTTGCACGCTGGCTCGTCGCAAAAGACAATCCTCTCACCGCACGCGTGGCCGTGAACCGGCTGTGGATGCAGTGTTTTGGCGAGGGCATCGTGCGCAGCGTGAATGACTTCGGCTCGCAGGGAGAGGCCCCCAGCCATCCCGAGCTGCTCGACTGGCTGGCCGTGCGCTTCATGCAGAGCGGCTGGAATGTGAAGGCGATGCTCAAGCTCATGGTGATGAGCGCGACGTATCGGCAAAGTTCTCAGTTCTCCGCACACGATCCCACCAACCGCCTGCTGGCACGCGGCCCCTCCTTCCGCCTCAGCGCCGAGATGGTGCGGGATCAGGCGCTCGCCGTGTCCGGCCTGCTGGCACCCAAGATCGGTGGCCAAAGTGTGAAGCCCTACCAGCCGCCAGGTCTGTGGGAAGCCGTGTCCTACAACGGCGAGGAAACCTACACTCCCGATACCGATGACGGCTTGTGGCGGCGCAGTCTCTACACCTTCTGGAAACGCCAGTCGCCTCCCCCTGCCCTGCTCACCTTTGACGGACCCACGCGTGAAAAATGCACCGTGCGCCGTGCACGCACCAACACACCGCTGCAATCCCTCGTGCTGCTCAATGACGAAACCTACATCGAGGCCGCACGCGCCCTGGCCGCTTGGACGCTGACGCAGCGCGGGGCCGAGAATGACAGGCTGGCCCTCGCCTTCCGCCGCGTGCTGTGCCGCATGCCGGATGCGGAGGAGATCAAGCTCCTGAGCGGCCTGCTGAGCCGACAGCGCACCCGCTTTGCAGCCGAGCCGGATGCCGCTACGAAATTGCTCGCCGTAGGTGCTTCCACACAAGGCCACAACCTCGCCCCCGCCGAGCTGGCCGCGTGGACGGTGACGCTGCACACGCTCTTCAACCTCGACGAAACCATCTCCCGCCGATGA